One region of Thermocrinis sp. genomic DNA includes:
- the mreC gene encoding rod shape-determining protein MreC, producing MKSRIIYVLLFFFSALSYLTEVYSYPMISPIIGFINSIFLPVLELKSQISYKVRDLANTYVFLVNVQRENKRLLEEISRLNLKVSELETCKRELNQIKNLEGFYKELDYLIASVTAYDPSGRDAFIILDKGKKDGIEEGFVVVNRNIFVGIVDQVYLSSSRVRTVWSDAMSVSVVVEGKNYIYKGGFPTGRLLHVLQEDDIKEGVRVLLRSPHFPSFEVGKVYGPPSLEEQFFKRVEVKPEADVRRMEFVVILRRRI from the coding sequence ATGAAAAGTAGAATTATCTACGTTTTACTCTTTTTCTTTAGCGCCCTATCTTACTTAACTGAAGTTTATTCCTATCCAATGATCTCCCCTATAATTGGTTTTATAAACAGTATTTTCTTACCTGTGCTTGAGTTAAAGAGTCAGATCTCTTATAAAGTCAGAGATTTGGCAAATACATATGTCTTTTTAGTTAATGTGCAAAGGGAGAACAAAAGGCTTTTGGAAGAAATCAGCCGATTGAACTTAAAAGTTAGTGAGCTTGAAACGTGCAAAAGAGAGCTTAATCAAATAAAAAATCTGGAGGGATTTTATAAGGAACTAGATTACTTAATAGCAAGCGTGACTGCTTACGATCCCTCTGGCAGGGATGCGTTTATTATTTTAGACAAAGGTAAAAAGGACGGGATCGAAGAGGGCTTTGTGGTAGTAAATAGAAACATATTCGTGGGCATAGTAGACCAGGTATACCTGAGTAGTTCAAGAGTGAGAACGGTATGGTCTGATGCTATGTCTGTAAGCGTGGTAGTGGAGGGTAAGAACTATATATACAAAGGAGGTTTTCCTACTGGTAGGCTCCTGCATGTATTACAAGAAGATGATATTAAGGAAGGGGTTAGGGTTTTGCTTAGAAGTCCCCATTTTCCTTCCTTTGAAGTAGGCAAAGTGTATGGACCACCTTCCCTTGAGGAGCAGTTTTTCAAAAGGGTGGAAGTAAAGCCAGAAGCCGACGTTAGAAGGATGGAGTTCGTTGTTATTTTAAGGAGGAGGATTTGA